A genomic window from Pseudomonadales bacterium includes:
- a CDS encoding co-chaperone GroES → MNLRPLYDNVVVKRKAEEAVSAGGIVLPGSAQEKPNQGEIVAVGEGKVLDNGEVRALQVKVGDTVIFGQYSGNTVKVDGDELMIMRESDIFAVVG, encoded by the coding sequence ATGAATCTTCGTCCGCTCTATGACAACGTGGTTGTTAAACGTAAAGCAGAAGAGGCTGTATCAGCTGGTGGTATCGTATTACCGGGCAGTGCACAAGAGAAGCCCAACCAAGGTGAAATTGTTGCCGTTGGTGAAGGTAAAGTTTTAGATAACGGTGAAGTTCGTGCACTTCAAGTGAAAGTCGGCGATACCGTGATCTTTGGTCAGTATTCAGGCAACACCGTAAAAGTCGATGGTGACGAGCTGATGATCATGCGCGAAAGCGACATTTTTGCCGTAGTAGGTTAA